Below is a genomic region from Cyprinus carpio isolate SPL01 chromosome B6, ASM1834038v1, whole genome shotgun sequence.
tcctgaatgaatcagccatttgaacgaatcaaatgaatgaatgaatcataaaGACATTCatcaccacctgctggcagatttagtatcttatttagagtataatttcattaaaaaattaataaaccgaaactcatgtaattaattagattcaaattcagattttaattgactgacagccctaatatttagcaaatgtaactatttaaactctatttaaagtcattttaccACGGTTAGGAGTAGTTGTTGACCAGTAGAGATGTTCTGATGGCACTGCGTCTCACcttgtgtgggtgtgagtgagcCGTCTGCGAGTGTGTAGTTAACGACTCTGATCAGAAGCGTCATGTCTTCATGTCTGCCGCAGTGTGGCGCCCTCTGTCTGCCGCTCACGTATGCGTCGTGATGCAGACGCTTGACGCGCTCCACCACCGACTGCGCAGCCGCCTCCAGACTGCTCTGCTGCGCCAGCTCCGCCGCTACCATGGCAACGATCTCCTGCCGGGgaacatgggaaatgtagtccacaGATATTGAAACGATGCTGCAGTACAGATTGTGACTAGAGATGCAACCGAAATTATTgaataagttaaaataattgtaaaaaaattgtaCCGAACAATTACGTGACGTGATCAAATAGAGGCATGCACTAATGCATCAAACATGTCggcagtgtggaagcatttaaaagACGCAAAAATCATAAGCACCGACAGTGAGAGACTGTTTAGTACTGCACTGCGTGTCttcgatgagaagaggaaggagTGGTTGTTACTAGTTACTGTATGAAGATTGAAATCACTGAATGGccttaaacaatttaaataaactgcagaaccttatgttttttaatgcacacaCAAATTGCATGTATTCAAACAGCACTGCACGAGCTCGCAGCGCCAGGGTCCAAAGTGTGAGGAAAATCTGCACTGAAAAAGTGTTACTCGTCAGTTGCTcagtaatgaattttttttctccttgtttaactgaagaaagttctggcacatccaactgttaatttcatcaatacattggcagagggagtcaatggggctgtagtcatttggcgataaggctaggtaaacctgtgtatcatcagcatagctgtgaaagggaatttggttctttctcattatctgacttagtgggagcatatacaggctaaacaagagcggtgccagaacTGAGACTTGTGGGaaccgcatgtcatggacgtccactttgacttatgctctcctagactcacataataacctctcccttctaagtatgacctgaaccatttgagtaccatcccagaaagcccgacccagttttccagtctctgtagaagtatattatgatcgacagtgtaattgacagtgtaattataattaatttttttctttgaaaagcaagataaaacagtaaaaagcacattttggctatttaattaatgcaatggtgaaaaaaattggcaaaatacatgcggaaaaatgtgaaaaaacgcATTCGGTATTTGGCCTTCGGcccagtttttaattttatttggcttcggggcaaattttaattttggtgcatccctagatgTGACTTTATTTCAGCAGCTCTTACATTCTAACAGATCTTCAGCGATAATTCATATTATCACCTGGTTGACCTGCTCCGGTCCGTGGGCCGACTCCAGGGCTTTTATCAGCCCCTCTGACATCAGCAACAGGAAGCCCGTCACGCCCTCCAGCGATTGGCCGCCGTGGATCTCAGGCTCCGAGATGATTGGCTTTTGCTTCGCTGCACTGAATACAGACacgttattaaaaacatttacataatttaaaatggcTGGAGTTCATATTAAGAATTTTGTgccattttatgttaatttatatgaTAAACATAATCAGGAAACTAAATATGGTCAAATAAACTCATATTTTAATCGCGATCATGATTTCTGCTTCTTTtgatttattaagcataattGTCTGCAGGTTATTTATCTGGAAGGAGTTTCATTGTAACTTGCCTTTTCCATTGTGTTACACTGCTAAGCTTTCACAAGCATTAAtggttgtggttgccagatgtctAGAGTTTAAATCCCCAATAAGAGCTTTTCTCttaaattgatatattttcttCCCAGTGGTTTACTTAatcttcccaacctggcaaccattcGCATGTGCTCtctttatatttcagaaaaagcgctgatgatctgaaaacaccaGCAATTATGAATCTCTATTGAGATATTCTGCTCAAATAATAGTGTCACACAACCAATCTGTTTTCTTCCATGCGGTTGTTTGTGCTGTTTGCTGTGATTAAACCTGTGAGCAAACACTGAGAGTTAacattctattgatttgtgcttatgtgAAGGTGCAATAATTGTGATGAAAAAACAATGATCATGATTATATTTTTGAGCAAAATTATCTTGATTAACCACTGAACCATTGTTGCGCAGCGCTGTgatgaattaaaaacagaatgttctgaaaTGACAGACTGAATTACTGAGAGAACAATTAAATGCCCAGACTTTCAATCcatgaaaataaaacaggatGAGGCTGACTGAATGTGAGGAGATTGGACATTTGACACAATATCagactaaagtaaaaaaaaatgtgtgagtgtgtgtgtgagcgcgcgcgtgagtgtatgtgtgcctgagtgtgaatgtgtgtgtgagtgagtgagtgtttgtgaatgagtgtgtgtgtgtgtgtgtgtgtgtgtgtgtgtgtgtatgtgaatgagtgtgtgtgtgtgtgtgtgtgtgtgtgtgtgtgtgtgtgtgtgtgtgtgtgtgagtgtgtgtgtgtgtgcgtgtgagtgagtgtgtgtgtgtgtgtgtgtatgtgtgtgtgtaaatgagtgtgagtgtgtgtgtttgtgaatgtgtgtgtgtgtgcgtgtgaatgagtgtgtgtctgtgtgtgtgtgtgtgtgtgtgtgtgtgtgtgtgtgtgtgtgtgtgtgtgagtgagtgtgtttgagtcactgaagtgtgtgtgagtgagtgagtgtgtgtgtgtgtgtgtatgtgtgtgcgtgtgagtgagtgtgtgtgagtgagtgagtgtgtgtgtgtgtgtgtgtttgtgtgagtgagtgagtgtgtgtgtgtgtgtttgtgtctgagtgtgtgtgtgtgtttgtgtgtgtgtgtgtatgtgtgtgtgtgtgtgtgtgtgtgtgtgtgtgtgtgtgtgtgtgtgtgtgtgtgtgtgtgagtgtgtgtgtgtgtgtgtgtgtgtgtgtgtgtgtgagtgtgtgtgtgtgtgtgtgtgagtgtgtgtgtgtgtgtgtgtgtgtgtgtgtgtgtgtctatgtgtgtgtgtaaatgagtgtgagtgtgtgtgcttgtgaatgtgtgtgtgtgtgcgcgtgtgagtgagtgtgtgtgggtgtgtgtgtgtgtgtgtgtgtgtgtgtgtgtgtgtttgtgtgtgtgtgtgtgtgtgtgtgtgtgtgtgtgtgtggtgagtgagtgtgtgtgtgtgtgtgtgtgttgtgttagtgtgtgtgtgtgtgtgtgtgtgtgggtttgtgtgtgtgtgtgtgtgtgtgtgtgtgtttttttgtgtttcattgtgtgtgtgtgtgagtgagtgtgtgtgtgtgtgtgtgtgtgtgtgtgtgtgtgtgtgtgtgtgtgtgtgtgtgtgtgtgtgtgtgtgtgtgtgtgtgtgagtgtgtgtgagtgagtgagtgtgtgtgtgtgtgtgtgtgtgtgtgagtgtgtgtgtgagtgagtgagtgagtgtgtgtgtgtgtgtgtgtgtgtgtgtgtgtgagtgagtgagtgtgtgtttgtgtgtgtgtgtgtgtgtgtgtgtgagtgagtgtgtgtgtgtttgtgtgtgtgtgtgtgtgtgtgtgtgtgtgtgagtgagtgtgagtgtgtgtgtgtgcgtgtgtgtgtgtgtgtgtgagtgagtgtgtgtgagtgagtgagtgtgtgtgtgtgtgtgtgtgtgtgaatgagtgtgagtgtgtgtgtttgtgaatgagtgtgtgtgtgtgtgtgtgtgtgtgtgtgtgtgtgtgtgtgtgtgtgtgtgtgtgtgtgtgtaaatgagtgtgagtgtgtgtgcttgtgaatgtgtgtgtgcgcgtgtgagtgagtgtgtgtgagtaagtgtgtgtgtgtgtgtgtgtgtgtgtgtgtgtgtgtgtgagtgtgtgtgtgtgtgtgtatgtgtgtgtgtaaatgagtgtgagtgtttgtgaatgtgtgtgtgtgtgcgtgtgaatgagtgtgtgtgtgtgtgtgtgtgtgcgtgtgagtgagtgtgtgtgagtgagtgtgtgtgtgtgtgtgtgtgtgtgtgtgagtgagtgtgtgtgtgtgtgtgtgttgtgagtgtgtgtgtgtgcgagtgagtgtgtgcgtgtgtgtgtgtgcgtgtgagtgagtgtgtgtgtgcgtgtgtgcgtgtgtgtgtgtgcgtgtgagtgagtgcgtgtgtgcgagtgagtgtgtgcgtgtgtgtgtgtgcgtgtgagtgagtgtgtgtgtgtgtgtgtgtgtttgtgaatgagtgtgagtgtgtgtgtgtgtgtgtgtgagtgtgtttgtttgtgtgtgagtgtatcaGAAACGCACCTGAGCACGTCGATGTCTGTGTGGTAGAATTTGACTTTATAGTCTCCGATCCGTCGAGTGCTGCTCTGACCTGAGATCAGTCCAGTCTGCCTCAAGCGCACCGGATCCAGACCTGAGAGACACACAATCATTCACACACTCGACACGCTCAGCTGAGACACAATCAACACTTATTGCtaaaacataatcaaaaataaaaacgttCAGCATGAGCGTGTGATTCACCGAGCTGAGGTGTCAGAAACCACGCGAACACAAGATGGCACCAAAGAACCTCTGAACCAGTTCATATATGACGACTGAGTCAGAGTCATGTTACTGTCCGAATCACAGCCCTGCTGATGTGAATAATATCAATCATGTTGAGAAGACAGAGAAAAGCACGCACTGCTCCTCTTCATTACTGACAGCTTATGTGAATAGAGTAACAGTGTATGTCTTAAAGCCACGATCAAATATGAAAGGTGGtgatttaatgaaatgaatacatGAGCCGTGTGTTTTAGAGTGAAACGtgtcactgtgttcatttacagaTGAGCAGCTCATGATTTCAGAGCACCTCGGGTCACTTTAAAATATCAATACTGTCATTgtgttatgtaaaataaaataatttttatttctattattattttgtgtaatatttgtttttatagtaaaatactacaaaaataatatttcttggattgtttttatttagtaatttttatatttttcttacacactaccagtcaaatatTTTGAgcagtaagattattttttttaaatttctgttctgctcaccaagcctttatttatttgatccaaaatacagcaaatattgtaatatacagtaatattgttaaatatttctactatttaaaataaaggctttctatgtgaatatctgttaaactgtaatgtatttctgtgatgtgcagctgtattttcagcatcattacgccagtattcagtgtcacatgatcaataTAGCTTCTACAAACAAGCCCAACAAACTGatttatcacttttttatcagaaaaatggcatttagtttttttccccaacTCATGCAGcctttcacatttcacaaaattcacattttgatTGCATGTTGTATTTAATGCAttagtgtgcgtgtgtttgtgtttgtgtgtgtgtgtgtgtgtgtgtgtgtgtgtctgacccaGCTGGGCGAGTCTGGACAGTTCGTCGTCGTTGTCGGTTGTGTGCGCTCGTCCGATCTGGATTACCTGGTTCTGACCGTCACTGGTGGTCTTACAGAGAAGAGCCCGGTTGGttcctgaaaacacacagagatgAAGAAAACAACGACACGATCAGCACACAGCGTTTGATTCCTcagatcctgtgtgtgtgtgtgtgtgtgtgtgtgtgtgtttttgtgacatatcaggacacaactttgtataatgtcatgggtatgacacaggtattacaaggagagggtgacttatgaggacataacccatgttcccatttttcaaaacgcttataaaccatacagaatgagtttttttgagatttaagtaaaaatgcacaaagtttcctgtaagggccagggttaggtgtagggttggtgtagggcaatagcataTACAGTTTGTGCAGTATAAAAACCATAatgcctatgggatgtccccacaattcacaaaaacaaacgtgtgtgtgtgtgagtgtgtgagagagagagagcatgtgcgtgagagtgtgtgtgcgcaaaatgtgtgtgtgtgtgtgtgtgtgtgtacataccgACATTAGCGATGTAGAGTTTATCATTGAGTATCAGAGCGACTATAGCAGTGGCTCCTCCTGAAACCTCCTGCTCTAAAGCCTTCAGCCGCTCTGCAATCTTCTGAGTCTGAGCTGATGGATAGACGccctgaaagacagacagacagacagacagcagacagcagacagacatcagacagacagacagacagacagacagcagacagcagacagacatcagacagacagacagcagacagacagacagacagcagacagacatcagacagacagacagcagacagacagacagacagacagacagacagacatcaggcagacagacagacagacagacagcagacagacatcagacagacagacagacagacagacagacatcagacagacagacagcagacagacagacgacagacagacagacagacatcaggcagacagacagacagacagacatcagacagacatcagacagacagacagcagacagacagacagacagacagacatcagacagacagacagacagacagacagacagacgacagacagacagacagacagaccgcagacagacagacatcagacagacagacagcagacagacagacagacagacagacagacagaaagacagacagacagacagacagaagacacgacagacagaagacagacagacagcagacagacagacagacaggcagtcagacagcagacagacagacagacagacagacagacagacagacagacagacagacgacagacagacagacagcagacagacagacagacagacagcagacagacagacatacatcagacagacagacatcagacagacagacagcagacagacagtcgacagacagacatcagacagacagacagcagacagacagacagcagacagacagacagacagacagaaagcacggaaggacagacagacagacagacagacagacagacagacagacagacagaaagacagacagacagacagacagacagacagacagacagacagacagacagagaaatttattcaaatgaaacacCTGTCACTACAAATCTTAGTGACTTCACAAATGACAGATAgacagttagacagacagacagacagcagacagtcATACAAACAGCAAACAGacagcaaacagacagacagagacagacagacagacagacagacagacagacagacagacagacagacagacggacagacggacggacagacggacagacagacagacatcagacagacatcaggcagacagacagacatcagacagacatcaggcagacagacagacagcagacagacagacagacgacagacagacactGTTATCTAGAGCAGAAGCAGTGATCGGAGTCTCTTCATGCATGTGTGCTCACCTCAGGAAGCTGTGTTTGGAGGTTTGCTTTCTCAGCGAGAGCATCATCAATGGTCTCAAAGTAGCTCTTCTCTACAACATCAAAAGCCTGAAAGACCagcacataaaatattatattaataattactattattaaccattttatttaaatttattctttaataccatcaattatttataaatgtagcactgcatcagtgtctcagcaatggatgctctgcagtgaatgggtgccgtcagaatgagagtccaaacagcacttcctgcagtgaaaaagtgcatcttctgttgtctctcacatcaaatccagacacatatctgtttagagctgtttaaacgctgcttgatctgtgcagatttctctcctgattcacaccagaacactttttcactggaggaagtgttattatggattatagactctatgtattttatttaaaagcgtCTTAacgctggatttgtttcatcttttgtcttctccagatgttaactgatggactggagtgctgtggattacttgtggattattgtgatgtttttatcagctgtttggactctcattctgacggcacccattcactgcagagcatccattgctgagacactgatgcagtgacacatttctccaaacctgatgaagaaacaaactcatcctgatctgggaCAGTATGAGGCTGAGCACATTTCTGTCAGATCTCAAACCTGTGAGAGGATTCTGTGCACGTCTGCGTCCGTGTGACCGGTGCTCAGCTGACCCAGCAACAGCTCCGCCGTCAGACGCTGAGACACGAAACTGGCCACGCGGCTGCCGTCGTAGCCGTTAAACACGCCGTAGAGGAAGCAGCAATCAGTGCTGAGGAgggaacaggaagtgacatcagttCACACTGCTCAGAGTCTGCGCAGGCGTCTGCGAGCGGCTCTACCTGAAGCAGAAGTGTCCGTCTTCGTTCGGATGGCTCTGGGTCCCTTTCCCATCGGGGCCGTACACACAGTTGGGGGCCGAACCGACGCCACACAGCTGACACAGAGGAAGATCGTCCGTCCAGCTCTGATGCTGCAATCACAGCAGACACCTGATCGATCAATCGCTCCGACCTGATCACATCGATTTCTCAACACTTTCAGCACTGCACAAAATGACGTTCTTGTGACCTTGATTTCCAGTAAAAACATCAAAGCATTCTGAAATCAACATACAGATGCAAAACGATATGAAATAAAGACctgttttctgaagaaagatatgaatatgatgtgcctgtgaaatgattaatcacatccaaaacaaacgtttttgtttacatagtatatgtgtgtgtactgtactgtgtgtatttattatgtatatacaaacacacactcatgcatgtatatatttaagaaaattttcacattaatatattaaatatatttatatataatataaatgataagaatataaacatacacgtgtaaatatttcccaaatatatgctgtatgtgtgtgtatttatatatacgtaataaacatacacagtacacacacatatataatgtaaacaaaaacttttattttaaaagccaataacaaatatctgccaatacagtcagaaaaataaactcgaaatgaataaatactttaaaataatcataataaatttgaataataaacacattttaatacatttttggataaaagcgtctggcaaatgactaaatgtaaatattataaaggacttttaattttttttatgttttacattttcaggCAAGATTTGATCAAGCTTCATTCAGATAATAACTCTAACTAATAATAACAGAATAAATGCATGAGATGATGTTTAATGCTGTAAAGGTTAACTGTGGTAAATACAGCTGTCGCAGATCAACACACGGAATaaacactaacactaacactGAGTAACACATGAGTAATAATGAGAGCTGATGATGAGAGAAAAGCTCTTTCTTACGCTCTGCATCAGACTACTGCGCTGCGCCGCCATCTTGACCGGAAGTGAGCGGCGTCAGAGCTACAGCGCATCTGTGCGCATGCGCGGCTCAGCCTCAAAACAACTGCGTTACCGTCAGAGTGACGTACGTGTACTGCGTCACGCCGATCAGCCCATCTCAGTGCTCAGGCAGTCGCTAAGCAACGCGTGAGGCTCGGGTTGCAGTGGCGGAAGGGAGATACATTTGTAACCAGCGCGTTCTTCTTCATCTGTGCCTGATGGTGAAGTTAAGAGCGAGATGTGTTGTCGTGGGTAAGAGCGCGTTTCTTGTGTATGATAGAAATGATAGAAAGTCGCAGTGAGcgttacatgtaacagaattactAAATACATGAAACTGCAAtctgttactgagaaaaaaacgtaattaaattacacttacagttagaaaatgttaacgattacaaagtgGGAtactgatagtgtgtgtgtgtgtgtgtgtgtgtgtgtgtctctctctctctctctgtctgtgtgtgtgtgtttgactgtctgtgtgtgtgtgtgtgtgtgttgcgtctctctctctctctctctgtgtgtgtgtgtgtgtgtgtgtgtgtgtgtgcgtgtgtgtctctctctctctctctctctgtgtgtgtgtgtgtgtgtgtgtgtgtgtgtatatgtgtatgttgtatgtgtgttgcgtgtctctgtgtgtgtgtgtgtgtgtgtgtgtgtgtatatgtgtatgttgtatgtgtgttgcgtgtctctgtgtgtgtgtgtgtgtgtgtgtgtgtgtgtgtgtgggtgtatgttgtgtgtgtgtgtgtgtgtgtgtgtttatgtgttgtgtgtgtgtgtgagtgtgtgttgtgtctctctctctctctctctctctgtgtgtatgttgtatgtgtgtgtatgttgtgcgtgtgtgtgtgtgtatgttgtgtttgtgtgtgtgtgtgtgtgtgtgtgtatgtatgttgtgtgtgttgcgtgtgtgtgtgtgtgtgtgtgtgtgtgtgtgtgtgttttgtgtgtgtgtgtgtatgtgtgtatgttgtgtgtgtgttgcgtgtctctctctctctctctctctctctgtgtgtgtgtgtgtgtgtgtgtgtgtgtgttgcgtgtctctctctctctctctctctctgtgtgtgtgtgtgtgtgtgttatgtgcggagtgtgtgtgtgtgttgtgctgtgtgtgtgtgtgtgtgtgtgtgtgtgtgtgtgtgtgtgtgtgtgtgtgtgtgtgtgtgtgtttgtgtgtgtgtgtgtgttgcgtgtctctctctctctctctctctctgtgtgtatgttgtgtgtgtgttgtgtgtgtgtgtgtgtgtgtatgttgtgtgtgtgttgtgtgtgtgtgtgtgtgtgtgtgtgtgtgtgtgtgtgtatgtatgttgtgtgtgttgcgtgtctctctctctctctctctgtgtgtgtgtgtgtgtgtgtatgttgtgtgtgtgtgtgtatgtgtgtatgttgtgtgtgtgttgcgtgtctctctctctctc
It encodes:
- the LOC109070198 gene encoding TGF-beta-activated kinase 1 and MAP3K7-binding protein 1-like: MAAQRSSLMQSHQSWTDDLPLCQLCGVGSAPNCVYGPDGKGTQSHPNEDGHFCFSTDCCFLYGVFNGYDGSRVASFVSQRLTAELLLGQLSTGHTDADVHRILSQAFDVVEKSYFETIDDALAEKANLQTQLPEGVYPSAQTQKIAERLKALEQEVSGGATAIVALILNDKLYIANVGTNRALLCKTTSDGQNQVIQIGRAHTTDNDDELSRLAQLGLDPVRLRQTGLISGQSSTRRIGDYKVKFYHTDIDVLSAAKQKPIISEPEIHGGQSLEGVTGFLLLMSEGLIKALESAHGPEQVNQEIVAMVAAELAQQSSLEAAAQSVVERVKRLHHDAYVSGRQRAPHCGRHEDMTLLIRVVNYTLADGSLTPTQGGRIYPVSVPYSNHQSTSKTSVMLSLVMPAQGTLTNGSNTASTLEGDTPTAGQSPTATLQSTNTHTQSSSSSSGDGSLFRQRGSQAAQPDETGRVPPYVDFTQFYRLWGSDHSEGQGLSGDLGPQ